From Anopheles coluzzii chromosome 3, AcolN3, whole genome shotgun sequence, the proteins below share one genomic window:
- the LOC120958657 gene encoding regucalcin: MASYKVEQLPSPLSVLGEGPHWDVERQSLYYNDIYGGSIHRYDYAENKTYNATIDGFPVISFIIPVKGNDRHFIIGTDRKVTLVDWDGRSEKATFVRTVGEVEPTMEDNRFNDAKVDSKGRFYGGTMRLEAKGDIFEMRLGTFYRYNAKQGKFVTLKEKIGVSNGLCWNEAGNLFYYIDSCDLDVKEYQVDANGDISGERVVIDFRVNGERPPFVPDGMTIDANGSLYVATFGGSTVYKVNSKTGKVELEIKLPCEQVTSAAFGGPNLDILYVTTAAKEFKSPQPAPAGALFAVTGLGVKGTPMYPVDLS; encoded by the exons atggccTCGTACAAGGTTGAGCAGCTACCGTCACCACTGTCCGTGCTTGGAgaag GACCTCACTGGGATGTGGAACGTCAGAGCCTGTACTACAACGATATCTACGGAGGATCGATCCATCGTTACGATTATGCCGAGAACAAGACGTACAATGCCACCATCG ATGGCTTCCCGGTGATTTCGTTCATCATTCCGGTCAAGGGCAACGATCGGCACTTTATCATCGGCACCGACCGAAAGGTGACGCTCGTCGATTGGGACGGCCGCTCGGAGAAAGCGACCTTCGTGCGCACGGTCGGCGAGGTCGAACCGACGATGGAGGATAACCGTTTCAACGATGCGAAGGTTGACAGCAAGGGACGCTTTTATGGCGGTACCATGCGCCTCGAGGCCAAGGGTGACATCTTCGAGATGCGGCTCGGCACGTTCTACCGGTACAACGCGAAGCAGGGCAAGTTTGTGACGCTGAAGGAGAAGATCGGTGTGTCGAACGGGCTGTGCTGGAACGAGGCCGGCAACCTGTTCTACTACATCGATTCCTGCGATCTGGACGTGAAGGAGTACCAGGTGGACGCGAATGGAGACAtct cCGGCGAGCGTGTGGTAATTGACTTCCGCGTCAATGGCGAGCGGCCCCCGTTCGTGCCGGACGGTATGACGATCGATGCGAACGGTTCGCTGTACGTCGCCACCTTTGGCGGATCCACCGTGTACAAGGTGAACTCGAA AACGGGCAAGGTCGAGCTGGAGATTAAGCTGCCGTGCGAGCAGGTCACCTCGGCTGCATTCGGTGGCCCCAATCTGGACATTCTGTACGTGACGACGGCCGCGAAGGAGTTCAAATCGCCGCAGCCTGCACCGGCCGGTGCACTGTTCGCGGTAACAGGGCTGGGCGTCAAGGGTACGCCGATGTATCCGGTGGATCTTAGTTAA